In one Capricornis sumatraensis isolate serow.1 chromosome 1, serow.2, whole genome shotgun sequence genomic region, the following are encoded:
- the POLR2H gene encoding DNA-directed RNA polymerases I, II, and III subunit RPABC3 isoform X2: MAGILFEDIFDVKDIDPEGKKFDRVSRLHCESESFKMDLILDVNIQIYPVDLGDKFRLVIASTLYEDGTLDDGEYNPTDDRPSSSAYVSYGGLLMRLQGDANNLHGFEVDSRVYLLMKKLAF; the protein is encoded by the exons ATGGCGGGCATCCTTTTTGAGGATATTTTTGATGTAAAAGACATTGACCCGGAAGGCAAAAAGTTTGACCGAG TGTCTCGGCTGCATTGTGAGAGTGAATCTTTCAAGATGGACCTCATCCTTGATGTAAACATTCAGATTTACCCTGTAGACTTGG GTGACAAGTTCCGGTTGGTCATAGCCAGTACCTTATATGAAGATGGTACTCTGGATGATGGTGAATACAACCCCACAGATGATAGGCCTTCcag CTCTGCCTACGTGTCCTATGGGGGCCTGCTCATGAGGCTGCAGGGTGATGCCAACAACCTGCATGGATTTGAAGTGGACTCCAGAGTGTATCTGCTCATGAAGAAACTGGCCTTCTGA
- the POLR2H gene encoding DNA-directed RNA polymerases I, II, and III subunit RPABC3 isoform X1: MAGILFEDIFDVKDIDPEGKKFDRVSRLHCESESFKMDLILDVNIQIYPVDLGDKFRLVIASTLYEDGTLDDGEYNPTDDRPSRADQFEYVMYGKVYRIEGDETSTEAATRLSAYVSYGGLLMRLQGDANNLHGFEVDSRVYLLMKKLAF, translated from the exons ATGGCGGGCATCCTTTTTGAGGATATTTTTGATGTAAAAGACATTGACCCGGAAGGCAAAAAGTTTGACCGAG TGTCTCGGCTGCATTGTGAGAGTGAATCTTTCAAGATGGACCTCATCCTTGATGTAAACATTCAGATTTACCCTGTAGACTTGG GTGACAAGTTCCGGTTGGTCATAGCCAGTACCTTATATGAAGATGGTACTCTGGATGATGGTGAATACAACCCCACAGATGATAGGCCTTCcag GGCTGACCAATTTGAGTATGTCATGTATGGGAAAGTTTACAGGATTGAGGGAGACGAAACTTCTACTGAAGCAGCAACACGCCT CTCTGCCTACGTGTCCTATGGGGGCCTGCTCATGAGGCTGCAGGGTGATGCCAACAACCTGCATGGATTTGAAGTGGACTCCAGAGTGTATCTGCTCATGAAGAAACTGGCCTTCTGA